The genomic window TAATAGCCACGGCAATTTTTCTTGACAAATCCATGATTTCATGTATAATTTCTGGTGGCAAGTCAAAAAAATAATCGACTTCTGTTTTAGGGATGACCAGAGTATGTCCTTTAGCCAAAGGCCTGATATCTAAAAATGCAAAACAATTGCTCGTTTCGGCAATTTTATGACATGGAATTTCTCCCTGAATGATTCTAGTAAATATAGTTGGCATTATGCATGGATTTCAAGAATTTCCAATACCATTTCGCCAGCCGGTGTCTGAATTGTTGTCTTTTCACCGACTGATTTTCCGAGTAAGCCCTGTCCTATCGGAGAATTCACCGATATTTTTCCTTGTTTCAAATCCGCTTCAGCCTCCGCTACAATCTGGTAGGTGAGCTCTTTTTTGAGCTTGTGATTTTTCATGCGAACAAAGGTTAACATCGTCACTTTGGATGTGTCGATATTTGATTGGTCTATGATTCGAACGTTTGCGAGCTTGAGCTCAAGATCATTGATTTTCATTTCCAACATTCCCTGAGCATCTTTTGCTGCATGATACTCAGCATTTTCAGATAAATCACCTTTTTCCCTGGCTTCCGCTATCGCTTTTGCCACTTCCTGTCTACCTGTAGATTTTAATTGGTCCAGTTCATGCTTGATCTTGTCATAGCCTTCCTGAGTCATATAAGAGACCTGATTCATGCTTTATTAAAATTTTAATAAAAAAAACAAAGAGAACGTCTTCCTGTCAAGGAAAACATTCTCTTCTTATATCTTTTAGCCTAAAAACTTAACGAGCCATGGCTCAAAAAAGTTTAAAACTCCAAACGAATGCCTATGTTATGAGTGCCTTGGAAAGGTGATGTCGGTCGATAGGCATAGTCCACTCCAAAACGGCTATCACTTTTCTTTTTTAGAGGAGCCATAAGACTTGCCCCGGCGCTAAACCCTGTGTATGCACTGTTTTCAAGGCCATCTGACTTGCCCAACTCCAACTTGTATGAAGCGCGAACCATAAAATAATCTGTAATTCGAGCTTCTGCACCTATTCCCAATTCGTCTCTTCCAAATGAGTTGGAAGTAAAGTTTACCATAGGGGTGACGGAAATCATCTCTCCGTAATTTAAATCATATGAAGTCCCAATATGTAATAATGAAGGCAATTCAAAACGGTTGATTCTCACGTCATAGGTAAGATTATGTCCTGAGATGGATTGTAGCTGTGTTGCCACACCTTCACCATTATATCTCATTGGACCACCGATATTGCGCAAGGCAATACCGAGTTTGAACTGATTCTCCTCTCCGCCCGAATACTGCACTCCGGCGTCTATTCCAAATCCAAATGCGGAAACGTCCTGAATTGATTCTGAAATCCCTTTCAATTGTATCGCCACTGTGACTTTATCTGCAAAATTGTGTGCATATCCCAATGACACATTAAAAAAAGTCGGGCTGTATGTAGCACCTGTTCCCTCAGGATTTTCCGTTGTCGTCACCGGAATATCTCCAAATCCTACAGAACAAAGTCCTATACCTAATGCTCCTCTTTTGCCCACTTTCTGAGCAATACCAAATGCGTTCATATTGATTCCACTGGGAACAAGCCATCTAGTATGAGAGAGCGCCACCTGTGTTTTGTTTGAACTGTAAAGTCCTGCCGGATTGATAAACATTGCCTCCACGCCTTTCACATTGGAGCAATTTAAGCCATTTACGCCAGAGGATCTAGCCCATGGGTTCATGAGTAGTTCGTAGGCTCCGGCCTCGCCTTGTCGATCAGGATTGCCTGCAGTTACACTTCCGAATATAAATATTGAGAGAATAAAACTACCGAGTAAAGTTTTGCGCATATCGTTTAGTTTATAATAGCTTTCAAAATTATGGTTGAGGATCCGTACTCTGGTTTTACACAGTACGGATCCTTTGAATTCATTTTTTATAATCCTGATGGGTCAAATTTTCTTGCTAATCCAAACCATTTCAGAATCTTTTCTTCGCCTGTTGTCAATTCTTTGACATGAATCAAGTAAGCACCCGAAGCTACCGGAATCCCTTTGAAGTTAGTTAAATCCCATTCTACATCAGGATTGATTTGTTTTTCGGTAATACCTCTTATGCCTTTCACTTTTTGTGGAACTTCATCCCTATTGTACTGCTTTACAAACTTTCCATCTATCGAGAAGATATTAATTTCACATTTAGCCGGCAGGTTTGTAATTTTTACTACGTTGGAATATTGTCCTGTTTCGTAAACACTAAAGCCATAATATGGATTCGGCACTACATTAACATCGTCCAAAGCACTGTCCATCTCATTTGCAGTAACTGCAGTAGAAGACTCCTTTCCTGAAATTTCAAACTGGTACATAGGGTGTCCATTGTTTTTCCCTGTACCTGAAAATACATTATATGGATTGTCTACTCTCAATCTTACAATGAGCTCATTTGGAATCAATCCCTCATTGCCTGATCCCAAAGGAATGAGGCTTGTTCCTGTAAACATTAGCGGCATGGTGGCCCATGTGAGCATTCCAAATGCACGATTTCTCGCACTAATTGTTCCGTTAATGTTTTTGGCTAAAAAGCTGCAAGAATCATAAGCTTGTTTGGTAACATAGATATAGTGATGCCCTCCAAACACTAGACCAAGAGTACCTATATTTCCACAGATATCTTGATCAGCGAAAATTTGATCTGTCGGATTCCACATCATATCGTTTCCTACGCCTTTTTTATCTTTTAGACAATCTACAATATTTGTATTGTCATAATAAGAATTTTCACCAAAGAAAATGTTGAGCCTTTGGCCTGTTTCCACATCAACAGCATATCCTGGGAACCAACCAAATCCATTGCCCGTCCCATCAGGATCCGCATAACCATCACCATCAACATCATCTTTACCTACAGAAGGCGATTTTTTTACATCGAAGTTTTTATTTCCTGTGGTCGGTTCGGTCTCTGCTCCTCCTGCGGCAGGATTCCAGGTTTCAACTACCATACATCGAGTCCATTTGGATTTGTCTTTTGTAAATACAATATCCACATTATTCAAAGAGTCTAATTTTAATGAACCTCTTACTGCTTCATTCAAGGCACTCGCCCAGGCCGGTGTCAATAGCTCTCCAGAAGAAACTAACTTGTAAGGGTACCAGCTACCTTCGATATTGCCGCTACCCAAGGAGCTGAATAATTTGTTCGGATCCAAACTATATGAAGATTCGTTCAAATCATTCTTGATAAAATTTACACCCTGAAAAGCAGCATCAGGTTGTGCCAAAAACCATTGCGGGCCATTGATATCTCCATACTCGAATTCTAATCCATCTCCGATGATACCATTATCTACAGTAGGGTTTTTACCAGCTTCCTCCGTTTGCCCGATTGTGATGGATATACCATAATTTGCGATAATTTGTTCGTTAATCTTATCTATAGAAGCTTCTGAAGTATATTTTTCATTTGTATCATTTACATTAATCAAAGTCCAGGTTACCGGTGGATCCAATTTTGCATTATTTGGAATGGCATCCACAAATCTCAGTTCGAATTTACCATTCTTCACCTTTAAGGGGTTTATTATTTTAACCTGAATGGGACCTGATCCTTCCTGATAGTCTATGACACCTGCATAACTACCGTCAAGCAGTTTGCCATACATTTCTTGCTTTAACCTTAAAAAATTATGTCCTGCACCAACACCATCCAACCTGGTCACCGGAATACCATCGCCATATTTTGAAGCCAGAGATTCATATACTTGTGGCCTCGGTACAGCGACATATGGCTTACCATCGCCTTCTGGTCCAATATTCAGACGACCGGGACAATACTGCATGCGCTGTCCTTGAACACTGTCCACATCGAAGTTTCTATAGTTGTTGTATCCATACGCGATTGCTAAGAAATAGTATTTTTTGTGATTGATCAACGCTCTGTCACCTTTTGCAAACTGGTCTTCAACAATTTGAAAACTATGCTTGATACCATTATCCACTCCTACTACCTTTTCTACTGGATAGTATACTTTGTCTTTTGGATGCCCTACAGAAGGGTTTGGAACTGAAACCCAGTTGTAGAGTTTTTTTACTCCGTTTTTAAGATCTACAGTTGCGATTTCGCGTACCAATTCCGGATCATTGATTGTATTGTCATTAAGGCTTATGTCCGGTCCGGCCATTTGGAATATCCTATATCCTTCAAACCTGAACAAAGAATCCACGTTGGGCGGAAATCCAATGCCTGCCTCTGCATAATCCTCAGGATTAATATTATAATTGTTTGTCCCTTTCTCATTAGACAATATCATGATTAATTCCTTGTCCAATTCCACAAAATCGACGTTCGGTGCGTCCGGGCCATTTTTTAATTTAAAGCAGTTGTCAAAAAGTCCCTGAGCCAATCCATCTGCTTCCAGTAGGTCTGAAAGACTAGGGCAAGGATATTTTTGTTCAGGTACCCACACTGCTCCAATGATCAACTCATTGACGGCGCCCGGAGTCAAGAGCATAGGTCCTGAGGCTTGTATCGTCCTTCTGTCTCCGTCGCCTTCTTGAGCGGAACACATGCTCCATCCGGTAACGTCGTTAGGAGCTCCGGGATAAGCATATTTTGTAGAATCTGTTGATCCTGGATTATAGCCTGTGCCACCTTTCGTTAAAGATGATCCATCCTTCCATCTGGCTGTCAAATAATAGTAGAATTCTATGGCTTGTGTAGGATCCACTGTATTGGGATGCGGTGTTCCTCCCAGACCATTGCCATTATAATACATGAAAGAAGACATTCCTATTTCAACAAAAGTGTCCACAAGTCCTGTTCCCGGCTCTGGGTCATTAAGTATAAAGTTACCTAAAGGGTCTATAAGACGATTTCCTTGGGAATCTCTGGCAAAAACCTTTGGGCCAAGAGGGCCTCTGAAATAATCAACTCCGAGAATTGGGACTTCTGTGCAATATGTATTTGTTGAATTAGTGCAATTACATCCATTGGA from Saprospiraceae bacterium includes these protein-coding regions:
- a CDS encoding HIT family protein, which translates into the protein MPTIFTRIIQGEIPCHKIAETSNCFAFLDIRPLAKGHTLVIPKTEVDYFFDLPPEIIHEIMDLSRKIAVAIKEVVPCTKVGISVIGLEVPHAHLHLVPITAIGDMNFSKEKMSLSDKEMAELATQIRSRIS
- the greA gene encoding transcription elongation factor GreA, with amino-acid sequence MNQVSYMTQEGYDKIKHELDQLKSTGRQEVAKAIAEAREKGDLSENAEYHAAKDAQGMLEMKINDLELKLANVRIIDQSNIDTSKVTMLTFVRMKNHKLKKELTYQIVAEAEADLKQGKISVNSPIGQGLLGKSVGEKTTIQTPAGEMVLEILEIHA
- a CDS encoding PorV/PorQ family protein, which translates into the protein MRKTLLGSFILSIFIFGSVTAGNPDRQGEAGAYELLMNPWARSSGVNGLNCSNVKGVEAMFINPAGLYSSNKTQVALSHTRWLVPSGINMNAFGIAQKVGKRGALGIGLCSVGFGDIPVTTTENPEGTGATYSPTFFNVSLGYAHNFADKVTVAIQLKGISESIQDVSAFGFGIDAGVQYSGGEENQFKLGIALRNIGGPMRYNGEGVATQLQSISGHNLTYDVRINRFELPSLLHIGTSYDLNYGEMISVTPMVNFTSNSFGRDELGIGAEARITDYFMVRASYKLELGKSDGLENSAYTGFSAGASLMAPLKKKSDSRFGVDYAYRPTSPFQGTHNIGIRLEF